A region from the Mycobacterium heidelbergense genome encodes:
- a CDS encoding DUF3040 domain-containing protein, translating into MPLSDHEQRMLDQIESALYAEDPKFASSVRGGGFRAPTARRRLQGVALFVIGLAMLVSGVAFKATMIGNFPILSVFGFTVMFGGVVYAITGPRLSGRTDHSPAQGSARQRRTKGGGGSFTSRMEDRFRRRFDE; encoded by the coding sequence ATGCCACTCTCCGATCATGAACAGCGGATGCTCGATCAGATAGAGAGTGCACTCTACGCGGAAGACCCCAAATTCGCGTCGAGCGTCCGTGGCGGAGGGTTCCGCGCGCCTACCGCGCGGCGGCGCCTGCAGGGCGTGGCGTTGTTCGTCATCGGGCTGGCCATGCTGGTTTCCGGGGTGGCGTTCAAAGCCACGATGATCGGAAATTTCCCCATCCTCAGCGTCTTTGGTTTCACCGTGATGTTCGGCGGTGTGGTCTACGCCATCACCGGTCCGCGGTTGTCCGGCAGGACGGACCATTCCCCGGCGCAGGGGTCGGCCCGCCAGCGTCGCACCAAGGGCGGCGGGGGCTCGTTCACCAGTCGCATGGAGGATCGGTTCCGCCGGCGCTTCGACGAGTAG
- the mraZ gene encoding division/cell wall cluster transcriptional repressor MraZ: MFLGTYTPKLDDKGRLTLPAKFRDALAGGLMVTKSQDHSLAVYPRTEFEQLARRASKTSRSNPEARAFLRNLAAGTDEQHPDAQGRVTLSADHRRYANLSKDCVVIGAVDYLEIWDAQAWNDYQQTHEENFSAASDEALGDII, translated from the coding sequence GTGTTTCTCGGCACCTACACGCCCAAACTCGACGACAAGGGGCGGCTGACGTTGCCCGCCAAGTTCCGCGACGCGTTGGCAGGGGGGTTGATGGTCACCAAGAGCCAAGATCACAGCCTGGCCGTCTACCCGCGGACGGAATTCGAGCAGCTGGCCCGCCGGGCGAGCAAGACGTCGCGCAGCAACCCCGAAGCCCGCGCGTTCCTGCGCAATCTCGCCGCCGGCACCGACGAACAGCATCCCGACGCCCAGGGCCGCGTCACGTTGTCCGCCGATCACCGCCGTTACGCGAACCTCTCCAAGGACTGCGTGGTGATCGGGGCGGTCGATTACCTCGAAATCTGGGACGCGCAGGCCTGGAACGACTACCAGCAGACCCACGAAGAGAACTTCTCCGCGGCCAGCGATGAAGCACTCGGCGACATTATCTGA
- the rsmH gene encoding 16S rRNA (cytosine(1402)-N(4))-methyltransferase RsmH, with translation MKHSATLSEARARAPWPLPEPTLAYFPNARFAPSDRDLGAGVSLAVGWCPQTRGGVAVADNSDDFGHVPVLLQRCVELLTPALTRHHPDGSGAVLVDATLGAGGHAERFLTELPGLRLIGLDRDPGALDIARARLARFADRITLVHTRYDGLAAALAESGYAAAESVDAVLFDLGVSSMQLDRPERGFAYAQDAPLDMRMDPASPLTAADIVNTYGEAELADILRRYGEERFARRIAARVVRQRARTPFTSTAQLVALLYQAIPAPARRTGGHPAKRTFQALRIAVNDELGSLSDALPAALEALTGGGRIVVLAYQSLEDRIVKGVFADAVASRTPVDLPVELPGHEPRFRSLTRGAERADAAEVERNPRSAAVRLRALQRQASAKGDS, from the coding sequence ATGAAGCACTCGGCGACATTATCTGAGGCGCGTGCCCGTGCACCGTGGCCTCTGCCCGAACCGACCCTGGCGTACTTCCCCAACGCCAGGTTCGCGCCCTCGGACAGAGACCTCGGTGCGGGGGTGTCGCTAGCGGTTGGCTGGTGCCCCCAGACCCGCGGAGGCGTTGCGGTGGCTGACAATTCAGATGACTTCGGGCATGTCCCCGTCCTGCTACAGCGCTGCGTCGAGCTGCTCACCCCCGCCCTGACGCGCCACCACCCCGACGGGTCGGGGGCGGTCCTGGTCGACGCCACCCTCGGGGCGGGCGGGCACGCCGAGCGATTCCTGACCGAACTGCCGGGCCTGCGCCTCATCGGACTCGACCGCGATCCCGGCGCCCTGGACATCGCCCGGGCCCGGCTGGCGCGGTTCGCCGACCGAATCACGCTGGTGCACACGCGATATGACGGCCTGGCCGCCGCGCTGGCCGAATCCGGTTACGCCGCAGCGGAATCGGTCGACGCGGTGCTGTTCGACCTCGGCGTGTCGTCCATGCAGCTCGACCGCCCCGAACGGGGCTTCGCCTATGCGCAGGACGCGCCGCTGGACATGCGGATGGACCCGGCGTCGCCGCTGACCGCCGCCGACATCGTCAACACCTATGGCGAGGCCGAGTTGGCCGACATCCTGCGCCGTTACGGCGAGGAGCGGTTCGCGCGCCGCATCGCCGCGCGGGTCGTCCGCCAGCGCGCCCGCACCCCGTTCACCTCGACCGCACAGTTGGTAGCGCTGCTGTACCAGGCGATTCCGGCACCGGCCCGGCGCACCGGCGGGCACCCGGCCAAGCGCACTTTCCAGGCGCTGCGGATCGCCGTCAACGACGAGCTGGGCTCGCTGAGCGACGCGCTTCCGGCCGCCCTCGAGGCGCTCACCGGCGGCGGACGCATCGTGGTGCTGGCCTACCAATCACTGGAGGACCGGATCGTCAAGGGCGTCTTCGCCGACGCGGTCGCCTCGCGCACGCCGGTGGATCTTCCGGTCGAACTTCCCGGCCACGAGCCGCGATTCCGGTCGTTGACGCGCGGCGCCGAACGCGCGGATGCCGCCGAGGTCGAACGCAACCCGCGCAGCGCGGCCGTGCGGCTGCGGGCGCTGCAACGGCAGGCTAGCGCGAAAGGCGACTCATGA
- a CDS encoding peptidoglycan D,D-transpeptidase FtsI family protein — MRAPHRRDAGRPRVSRRENRRTRSQPARPTRSPRKPQRAKQTRTAERADAVPVGHSARERRTRQIVEAGTRGASFVFRHRAGNALILVLTLVAAVQLFVLQVSNAPKLRAQAAGQLKVTDVQRAVRGSIIDRNNEQLAFTIESRALTFQPKRIRQQLEEAKKKNSAAPDPQERLRDIAREVSTRLNNKPDFATALKKLQSNENFVYLARAVDPAVAGAISDKFPEVGSERQDLRQYPGGSLAANVVGGIDWDGHGLLGLEDSLDSVLSGTDGSVTYDRGSDGVVIPGSYRNRHRAVNGSTVQLTIDDDIQFYVQQQVQQAKNLSGAHNVSAVVLDSKTGDVLAMANDNTFDPSQDIGRQGDRQLGNLAVSSPFEPGSVNKVITASSVIEYGLTNPDEVLHVPGSIQMGGVTVHDAWDHGVMPYTTTGVFGKSSNVGTLMLAQRVGPERFYDMVRKFGLGQRTNVGLPGESAGLVPPIDQWSGSTFSNLPIGQGLSMTLLQMTDMYQTIANDGLRMPPRIIKATIAPDGTRTEEQRPEGVRVVSPQTAQTVRQMLRAVVQRDPMGYQQGTGAAAAVSGYQMAGKTGTAQQINPACGCYFDNVYWITFAGMATVDNPRYVIGIMMDNPERNADGTPGHSAAPLFHNIAGWLMQRENVPLSPDPGPPLTLQAT, encoded by the coding sequence ATTCGGGCCCCTCACCGCCGCGACGCCGGGCGCCCCCGGGTGAGCCGCCGCGAGAACCGGCGGACCCGATCGCAGCCGGCCCGACCGACGCGTAGTCCCCGTAAACCACAGCGGGCCAAGCAAACCCGCACGGCCGAGCGGGCCGACGCGGTGCCGGTCGGTCACTCGGCGCGGGAGCGGCGCACCCGCCAGATCGTGGAAGCGGGGACACGCGGCGCGTCGTTCGTCTTCCGGCATCGGGCCGGCAACGCCCTCATCCTGGTGCTGACGCTGGTGGCGGCCGTGCAGCTGTTCGTCCTGCAGGTGTCGAACGCCCCGAAGCTGCGGGCCCAGGCGGCCGGCCAACTCAAGGTCACCGACGTCCAAAGGGCCGTCCGGGGCAGCATCATCGACCGCAACAACGAGCAGCTCGCGTTCACCATCGAGTCGCGCGCGCTGACGTTCCAGCCCAAGCGGATTCGCCAGCAACTCGAAGAGGCCAAGAAGAAGAATTCGGCCGCCCCCGACCCCCAGGAGCGGCTGCGGGACATCGCCAGGGAGGTCTCCACCCGGCTGAACAACAAGCCGGACTTCGCGACCGCGCTGAAGAAGCTGCAAAGCAACGAAAACTTCGTCTATCTGGCGCGCGCCGTCGACCCCGCCGTCGCCGGCGCGATCTCCGACAAGTTTCCCGAGGTCGGCTCCGAGCGCCAGGACCTGCGGCAGTATCCGGGCGGGTCGCTGGCGGCCAACGTCGTCGGCGGCATCGACTGGGACGGCCACGGGCTGCTGGGACTTGAGGATTCGCTGGACTCGGTGCTGTCCGGAACCGACGGCTCGGTCACCTACGATCGAGGATCCGACGGCGTCGTCATCCCCGGCAGCTACCGCAACCGGCATCGGGCGGTCAACGGTTCGACCGTCCAGCTGACCATCGACGACGACATCCAGTTCTACGTGCAGCAGCAGGTCCAGCAGGCGAAGAATTTGTCTGGGGCGCACAACGTTTCGGCCGTCGTGCTCGACTCCAAGACCGGCGACGTGCTGGCCATGGCCAACGACAACACCTTCGACCCGTCCCAGGACATCGGCCGTCAGGGCGACCGGCAGCTGGGCAACCTGGCGGTGTCCTCGCCGTTCGAGCCGGGCTCGGTGAACAAGGTGATCACCGCGTCTTCGGTCATCGAATATGGGCTCACCAACCCCGACGAGGTGTTGCATGTGCCCGGCTCAATCCAGATGGGCGGCGTCACCGTGCACGACGCCTGGGACCACGGCGTAATGCCCTACACCACCACCGGCGTGTTCGGGAAGTCGTCCAACGTCGGCACGCTGATGCTGGCGCAGCGCGTGGGCCCGGAACGCTTCTATGACATGGTTCGCAAGTTCGGGCTGGGCCAGCGCACCAACGTCGGGCTGCCCGGTGAGAGCGCCGGGCTGGTGCCGCCCATCGACCAGTGGTCGGGCAGCACCTTCTCGAACCTGCCCATCGGCCAAGGCCTTTCGATGACGCTGCTGCAGATGACCGACATGTACCAGACCATCGCCAACGACGGGCTGCGGATGCCGCCGCGGATCATCAAGGCCACCATCGCACCCGACGGCACCCGCACCGAGGAGCAGCGCCCGGAAGGTGTCCGGGTGGTGTCGCCGCAGACCGCGCAGACCGTGCGGCAGATGCTGCGCGCCGTCGTGCAGCGCGACCCGATGGGCTACCAGCAGGGCACCGGCGCGGCGGCCGCGGTGTCCGGCTACCAGATGGCCGGCAAGACGGGCACCGCCCAGCAGATCAACCCCGCCTGCGGGTGCTACTTCGACAACGTCTACTGGATCACGTTCGCCGGGATGGCCACCGTCGACAACCCCCGCTACGTGATCGGCATCATGATGGACAACCCGGAGCGCAACGCCGACGGCACGCCGGGGCACTCGGCGGCCCCGCTGTTCCACAACATCGCCGGCTGGCTGATGCAGCGCGAGAACGTGCCGCTGTCACCGGATCCCGGGCCGCCGCTGACCCTGCAGGCCACCTGA
- a CDS encoding PIN domain-containing protein → MYATRRSPVYNCARSRRGQAAGGALYDGLVGAAAREHQLPLVTCDRRAESTYRALGVTYELLSPLA, encoded by the coding sequence TTGTACGCGACTCGCCGGTCGCCGGTGTACAACTGCGCACGCTCGCGCCGGGGCCAGGCTGCCGGCGGCGCGCTCTACGACGGTCTGGTCGGCGCGGCGGCCCGCGAGCATCAGTTGCCGCTCGTCACGTGCGACAGGCGCGCCGAGTCGACGTATCGGGCGCTCGGCGTCACCTATGAGTTGCTGTCGCCGCTCGCCTGA
- a CDS encoding FAD-dependent monooxygenase codes for MRILISGAGIAGLSTAINLGATGHDVTLVERADHLRVNGSPIDIRGDAIDVADKMGVLEKIRAHRIDMTERVQFVGADGAVVAEPLRDLINDSAEDTEIPREDLTNILYHHLGPSVEVRFGESVAELDDNDRGVDVRFASGAVDRYDLVVGADGMHSAVRGLTFGPERQFLHHLGFYTALAALPEYTPTGRINPMYNFPGHLAGIATYNDNALAVLVFRSPWIDYDYHDLAAQKRILAEAYAGHAEWRVPELVDAARRDPELYFDSVSQIHMPTWHRGRVVLVGDAAHCASPLSGRGTSLALTGAWFLGQALRDHPADLGAALEQYEDDQRPHATRSQATAAPGGELLVPATQDQIDARNRNLSLTREAESAWDARSTRARASVVAQASGDSNS; via the coding sequence ATGCGCATTCTCATCTCCGGCGCCGGTATCGCGGGACTGAGCACCGCGATTAACCTCGGCGCAACCGGCCACGACGTCACCCTCGTCGAACGCGCCGACCACCTTCGGGTCAACGGCTCCCCCATCGACATCCGCGGCGACGCGATCGACGTCGCCGACAAGATGGGCGTGCTCGAAAAGATCCGCGCCCACCGGATCGACATGACTGAACGCGTACAGTTCGTCGGCGCCGACGGCGCCGTGGTGGCCGAGCCACTCCGGGACCTGATCAACGACTCCGCCGAGGACACCGAGATTCCCCGCGAAGACCTCACCAACATCCTCTACCACCACCTCGGGCCGTCGGTAGAAGTGCGGTTCGGCGAATCCGTGGCCGAACTCGACGACAATGATCGCGGGGTCGACGTTCGCTTCGCCTCGGGCGCCGTCGACCGCTACGACCTCGTCGTGGGAGCCGACGGGATGCACTCGGCGGTCCGGGGGCTCACGTTCGGGCCCGAACGGCAGTTCCTGCACCACCTGGGTTTCTATACCGCGCTGGCCGCGCTGCCCGAGTACACGCCGACCGGGCGCATCAACCCGATGTACAACTTTCCCGGCCACCTGGCCGGCATCGCCACATACAACGACAATGCCTTGGCGGTCTTGGTGTTTCGATCGCCATGGATCGACTACGACTACCACGACCTCGCCGCCCAGAAACGGATCCTCGCCGAGGCTTACGCCGGCCACGCCGAGTGGCGGGTTCCCGAACTGGTCGATGCGGCGCGGCGGGACCCGGAGCTGTACTTCGACTCGGTCAGCCAGATTCACATGCCGACTTGGCACCGCGGGCGGGTCGTCCTCGTCGGGGATGCCGCGCACTGCGCCTCACCCCTCTCCGGCCGCGGCACCAGCCTGGCCCTGACCGGCGCCTGGTTTCTCGGGCAAGCCCTGCGCGACCATCCGGCCGACCTGGGCGCGGCGCTAGAGCAATACGAAGACGACCAGCGGCCGCACGCCACCCGCTCCCAGGCCACCGCGGCGCCCGGAGGCGAACTCCTGGTCCCGGCCACCCAGGATCAGATCGACGCGCGCAACCGGAACCTGAGCCTCACCCGTGAGGCCGAGAGTGCATGGGATGCACGGTCGACCCGCGCCCGCGCGTCCGTCGTCGCTCAGGCGAGCGGCGACAGCAACTCATAG
- a CDS encoding TetR/AcrR family transcriptional regulator has protein sequence MSLNSTAVPHRRRGRALEEALLDAAWAELTERGYDQFTIDAVAARAGTSRAVLYRRWPRRQDLVLAALRYEVGKDVVVAPDTGSLRGDVIALLRQANKVRVGLATQLFTQLGGFYRQTGASLADLSAFVQGGRDGFLEDAIQRAVDRGEIRPEQVTERIARLPVDLFRYEILMTLRPLSDEAIEEIVDTIFLPLVDRRKGR, from the coding sequence ATGTCTCTTAATTCAACCGCTGTGCCGCACCGGCGTCGGGGTCGCGCGTTGGAGGAGGCGCTGCTGGACGCCGCGTGGGCGGAGCTGACCGAACGTGGGTACGACCAATTCACGATCGACGCGGTTGCGGCGCGGGCGGGCACGAGTCGGGCGGTGCTCTACCGGCGCTGGCCGCGCAGGCAGGACCTGGTGCTCGCGGCGTTGCGGTACGAGGTGGGCAAAGACGTGGTGGTCGCCCCCGACACGGGTAGCCTGCGCGGCGACGTCATCGCGCTGTTACGGCAGGCCAACAAGGTGAGGGTCGGTCTGGCGACCCAGTTGTTCACCCAGCTCGGCGGTTTCTACCGCCAGACCGGCGCCAGCCTGGCCGACCTCAGCGCGTTTGTTCAGGGCGGCCGTGACGGCTTCTTGGAAGACGCGATCCAGCGGGCCGTCGACCGCGGGGAAATCCGGCCGGAACAGGTCACCGAACGCATCGCGCGCCTGCCGGTGGACCTGTTCCGCTACGAAATCCTCATGACGCTGCGGCCGCTGTCCGACGAAGCGATCGAAGAGATCGTCGACACCATCTTTCTTCCCCTTGTCGACCGGCGTAAAGGCCGGTGA
- a CDS encoding UDP-N-acetylmuramoyl-L-alanyl-D-glutamate--2,6-diaminopimelate ligase: MVSVPTALRPHAVTGARLPALAAQVGAVPNDRAAVPDVPITGVTLRAQDVLPGDLFAALPGSTTHGARYAGEAIERGAVAVLTDGAGVAEMGARSSAVPTLVHPAPRGVLGGLAATVYGNPSDRMAVVGITGTSGKTTTTYLVEAGLRAGGHAAGLIGTIGIRIDGADIPSALTTPEAPALQALLAAMAERGVDTVVMEVSSHALALGRVDGTHFAVGGFTNLSRDHLDFHPTMADYFEAKALLFDPGSPLRARKAVVCVDDDAGRAMAMRAMKGGAAITVSAAAQPADWRAVDIAPMGAGGLEFTVVDPAGVHHRVGIRLPGHYNVANCLVALAILDAVGVSPEQAAPGLLQTRVPGRLEEIDRGQDFLALVDYAHKPGALRAMLTTLRRPDRRLAIVFGAGGERDPGKRAPMGAVAAELADLVVVTDDNPRGEDPAAIRREILAGAAESGGAAEVIEIGDRRAAIDHAVAWAGPGDVVVVAGKGHETGQRGAGEVRPFDDRVELARALEARQ, from the coding sequence CTGGTGTCGGTGCCCACTGCGCTGCGGCCCCACGCCGTCACCGGCGCGCGGCTGCCGGCGCTGGCGGCTCAGGTCGGCGCGGTGCCGAACGACCGCGCGGCCGTGCCCGACGTCCCGATCACCGGCGTGACGCTGCGCGCCCAGGACGTGCTGCCCGGTGACCTGTTCGCCGCGCTGCCCGGCTCGACCACGCACGGCGCCCGGTACGCCGGCGAGGCGATCGAGCGCGGCGCCGTCGCGGTGCTCACCGACGGCGCGGGGGTCGCCGAGATGGGCGCCCGGTCCAGCGCCGTGCCCACGCTGGTGCACCCCGCACCCCGCGGCGTCCTCGGCGGCCTGGCCGCCACGGTGTACGGAAATCCGTCCGACCGGATGGCGGTCGTCGGGATCACCGGAACGTCGGGCAAGACCACCACGACCTACCTGGTCGAGGCCGGCCTGCGCGCCGGGGGGCACGCGGCGGGGCTGATCGGCACCATCGGCATCCGGATCGACGGCGCCGACATCCCCAGCGCCCTGACCACCCCGGAGGCCCCCGCGCTGCAGGCGCTGCTGGCGGCGATGGCCGAACGCGGAGTCGACACGGTGGTCATGGAGGTCTCCAGCCACGCGCTGGCGCTGGGCCGGGTGGACGGCACCCACTTCGCCGTGGGCGGTTTCACCAACCTGTCCCGCGACCACCTCGACTTCCACCCCACCATGGCCGACTACTTCGAGGCCAAGGCGCTGCTGTTCGACCCGGGCTCGCCGCTGCGCGCCCGTAAAGCCGTGGTGTGCGTCGACGACGACGCCGGGCGCGCCATGGCCATGAGGGCCATGAAGGGCGGAGCCGCGATCACCGTCAGCGCCGCGGCCCAACCCGCCGACTGGCGGGCCGTGGACATCGCGCCGATGGGAGCCGGGGGACTGGAGTTCACCGTCGTCGACCCCGCCGGCGTGCACCACCGGGTCGGCATCCGGCTCCCGGGCCACTACAACGTCGCCAATTGCCTTGTCGCGCTGGCGATCCTCGACGCGGTGGGAGTGTCCCCGGAGCAGGCGGCGCCGGGCCTGCTGCAGACCCGGGTCCCCGGGCGGCTGGAAGAGATCGACCGCGGCCAGGATTTCCTCGCGCTGGTCGACTACGCCCACAAGCCGGGCGCGCTGCGCGCGATGCTGACCACCCTGCGGCGGCCGGATCGCCGGCTGGCGATCGTGTTCGGCGCCGGCGGCGAACGCGACCCCGGCAAGCGGGCGCCGATGGGCGCGGTCGCCGCCGAGCTGGCCGACCTCGTCGTCGTCACCGACGACAACCCGCGCGGCGAGGACCCCGCGGCCATCCGCCGCGAGATCCTCGCCGGGGCGGCCGAAAGCGGTGGCGCGGCAGAGGTTATTGAGATCGGCGACCGGCGCGCGGCGATCGACCACGCGGTGGCCTGGGCCGGCCCCGGCGACGTGGTCGTGGTCGCGGGCAAGGGGCACGAAACGGGGCAGCGCGGCGCCGGCGAGGTCCGCCCCTTCGACGACCGCGTGGAGCTGGCCCGGGCGCTGGAGGCGCGCCAATGA